From a region of the Mercurialis annua linkage group LG1-X, ddMerAnnu1.2, whole genome shotgun sequence genome:
- the LOC126668705 gene encoding uncharacterized protein LOC126668705 → MMISRENRPGDELQICLRESKKAQSVNSRELGGLKRNIAETMKTGAETTKNRAVVLYASRCRRWNESPPPPVQTAAAATVTGDPDHPSLLETAKFRSLYVVNCNVCRGDIDTSMATPLGMYKDTHLHKKKRFHKYFGNGCHGPKPHELASYRPQILCLPDVSNCLHWIRWFFLGETLIKLWCSKPLSRLDVAFQRPMELALLLSSKDSQEDSLDQVALPRQATPFTPAQKAKQVCQQLSNPSSRKSSSRIFKYNTPKSGKRREESRKPQRRNGDRDNSAVLRPNVVFFVSNFSKSNSLSSRGIILRWSLMFRLFFFIMYGKNGAQPHASKEEEEVPPIFQNRFHYEVGGPSKVHQNRFYTNTRGSLEIYQNGFMSGSEGGSSSRVRSRAHSPEIEYSEESKEDLAEDLEEDPEKNQKKILRRRTWRKKSCQMNLTSRNLEVSGSGPICRVEGFPEHNEDNEEINRGHVRGLGPEFVELYDHVNEHFRTLTTMARRIESNREWDDNPIRPFFFRYPLSDLNSFLSFSKTLERPILSEIHILAIPNPLVIISKLILELYSLGFPLIVVLNLSQEISFYGVVIVIPWMIILDGFEIAGNLFVMLKKVDFNNYTLGVLVKCWQGSTAEIRIQHEPEVQVGGGRAGGVPAGRGLAGRGQAGRGRGRGGAGIHLDPFDFTTFLAGITALQNNQVQLQAGQIAMQNQYAMLGQIVQQQAPQAGGNAVGGGGTTDKDLVLAYARLKSTEFSGDGDALDFLEEVERNAQRLQASERQTVMLVEMSLKGSASDWFRSAIRAEMATISWEDFVTRFKNFYLPFSLTEGHRDRLLVLKRGDRSVNEYTTEFVRLCRFAPELLTEQQRVNDRYVKGLGADFISLLTESNKEFSDVVDSARRMETSLLHFGKMSETKKASGVAQGSVQQSGSSSYHSKSSQFKSKKGGERRGYQPYSHGASYSSGNRSSGQDSSGASSVPFCQNCRRRHFGACASFQQQRTAFTPSAGYSQPAASFGGQRGRGSGGRGFGGRGNGGRGSGSYSSSQAPQQGQGQARVFALTPQDARASNAVVQGTIPISFVDALVLFDAGATHSFVSSSFAAKLGVTPSRLLEPLSVSTPLSDCVVVDVVYPSCSVIIHGRDLRADLIVLDVLSFDVILGMDWLSRHFASIDCRGKSVLFGIPGETPFSFQGEKTETPKNLISAIKAKRMMGKGCQAFLAVVRDLEGGCGDVHSVPIVNEFTDVFPEELPGLPPDRDIEFCIDVAPGTAPISIPPYRMAPAELKELKEQLQELLDCGFIRPSTSPWGAPVLFVKKKDGSFRLCIDYRQLNKVTIKNRYPLPRIDDLFDQLQGAKCFSKIDLRSGYHQLRIRDVDVPKTAFRTRYGHFEFLVMSFGLTNAPAAFMDMMNRVFKPFLDQFVIVFIDDILIYSRSEEEHAFHLRTILQTLREHQLYAKFSKCEFWLDHVTFLGHVVSKDGIKVDPKKIEAVMDWQRPRSVTEIRSFLGLAGYYRRFVQDFSRISAPMTKLTQKGVKFEWTDKCEASFEKLKEILTTAPVLALPSGIEGFTVYCDASRIGLGCVLMQHGKVIAYASRQLKKHEVNYPTHDLELAAVVFALKIWRHYLYGATCEIFTDHKSLKYIFDQRELNLRQRRWLELLKDYDCSIQYHPGKANVVADALSRKSSGSLAHISEVGRRPMVREWHSLLTSGYRFQVSQKGCLLAQLQVQPVLIDRIKASQAEDPQLKRIMDEIHLNGNSEFVLADGILRYGSRLCVPDSDGLRDQILEEAHKSAYSVHPGSTKMYHDLKGTYWWSGMKKDVAEFVSKCLTCQQVKLEHQRPFGYLQPLPIPEWKWERIAMDFVVGLPRTRQGYDSIWVIVDRLTKSAHFLPIKVSYQALKLAQLYIDRIVSLHGVPVSIVSDRGSVFTSRFWKAMQESLGTRLDFSTAFHPQTDGQSERTIQTLEDMLRMCVLDFQGSWDTHLPLIEFSYNNSYHASIEMAPYEALYGRKCRSPICWEEVGERKLSGAEIIQITSEKVPLIKRRLETAFSRHKSYADLKRKDFEFQVGDFVFLRVSPMKGVVRFGVKGKLAPRFVGPYEIIERVGAVAYRLALPPDMSLVHPVFHISMLRKCVSDPSQVIVPQSVEIDQELSYEEQPVEIVDTQVRKLRNKEIPMVKVLWRNHSVEECTWETESDMRNRYPFLFL, encoded by the exons atgatgatttctagagaaaaTCGTCCAGGTGACGAGCTACAGATTTGCTTGCGGGAATCCAAGAAGGCGCAATCAGTGAATAGCCGTGAACTTGGTGGATTAAAGC GAAACAT AGCTGAAACGATGAAAACTGGAGCTGAAACAACAAAAAACAGAGCTGTTGTCCTCTATGCAAGCCGGTGCCGGCGCTGGAATGAGTCGCCGCCACCGCCAGTTCAGACTGCCGCCGCCGCCACAGTAACAGGCGACCCAGATCATCCTTCCCTG TTAGAAACCGCCAAGTTTAGAT CATTATATGTTGTGAATTGCAATGTATGTCGAGGTGATATAGATACATCTA tggcgactccactagGGATGTATAAAGATACCCATTTGCATAAAAAAAAACGTTTTCATAAGTATTTTGGAAATGGTTgccatggacctaaaccgcaTGAGCTTGCGTCTTATCGACCTCAAATTCTTTGCTTACCAGATGTCTCAAACTGCTTGCATTGGATTAGATGGTTCTTTCTAGGAGAAACCCTAATCAAACTCTGGTGCTCAAAGCCGCTCTCACGTCTTGACGTTGCATTCCAACGACCAAT GGAACTCGCTTTGCTGCTCTCTAGCAAAGACAGTCAGGAAGACTCTCTAGACCAGGTAGCCCTACCAAGACAGGCAACTCCTTTTACACCAGCACAGAAGGCCAAACAAGTATGCCAGCAATTAAGTAATCCCAGTTCCAGGAAATCTTCCAGTagaatattcaaatataatacccc GAAATCAGGGAAGAGAAGAGAAGAATCGAGAAAACCACAACGAAGAAACGGCGATCGCGATAATTCCGCCGTCCTACGTCCGAATGTCGTGTTCTTCGTGTCGAACTTCTCAAAATCGAATTCTCTATCGTCTCGGGGCATCATTTTAAG ATGGTCTCTTATGTTTAGATTGTTTTTTTTCATCATGTATGGGAAAAACGGAGCTCAGCCACATGCTTCAAAAGAAGAGGAGGAAGTGCCTCCTATTTTTCAAAATAGATTTCATTATGAAGTAGGCGGACCATCTAAAGTCCATCAGAACAGATTCTATACAAACACTAGAGGATCACTCGAGATCTATCAGAATGGCTTTATGTCAGGGTCAGAGGGTGGTAGTTCTTCTAGGGTTAGAAGTAGGGCTCACTCACCAGAGATAGAGTACAGTGAGGAAAGTAAGGAGGACCTAGCAGAGGATCTAGAGGAGGATCCGGAAAAGAAccagaagaagatcctcaggagGAGGACTTGGAGGAAGAAGAGTTGTCAGATGAATCTGACGTCGAGGAATTTAGAGGTGAGCGGTTCTGGTCCGATTTGCAGAG TTGAGGGGTTTCCAGAGCATAACGAAGATAACGAGGAGATTAATCGTGGGCATGTTAGGGGTTTGGGACCCGAGTTTGTGGAGTTGTATGATCACGTCAACGAGCATTTTAGGACGCTTACTACGATGGCTCGTAGGATCGAGAGCAACCGCGAGTGGGATGACAATCCTATTCGACCCTTCTTTTTCAGAT accccttaagcGACCTAAATTCATTTCTCTcgttttctaaaaccctagaaCGGCCTATACTCTCTGAAATTCATATCCTAGCTATTCCTAATCCAttggtgatcattagtaa gctgattttggaattatattctCTGGGTTTTCCTTTGATTGTTGTCCTTAATctatctcaagag ATTTCATTCTATGGTGTTGTGATTGTTATACCTTGGATGATTATTCTAGATGGCTTTGAGATTG ctggaaatttatTTGTGATGTTAAAGAAGGTTGATTTCAACAACTATACTTTGGGTGtacttgtcaagtgttggcaag GGTCTACTGCggaaattaggattcaa catgaaccagaggttcaagttggTGGGGGTCGTGCAGGCGGAGTTCCGGCCGGCCGAGGCCTAGCCGGCAGAGGTCAGgctggcagaggtaggggacgagGTGGTGCAGGCATTCATCTCGATCCATTCGATTTCACGACGTTTttggctgggatcactgcacttcAGAATAATCAGGTGCAACTGCAGGCAGGACAGAttgccatgcagaaccagtatgctatgctgggtcAGATTGTTCAGCAACAGGCACCTCAGGCTGGTGGTAATGCAGTTGGTGGTGGCGGGACCACTGACAaggatttggtgttggcttatgcgaGGCTTAAGTCGACAGAGTTTTCGGGCGATGGCGATGCCCTAGATtttctggaggaagttgagcgaAATGCTCAGAGGTTGCAGGCTTCGGAGAGGCAGACTGTTATGTTGGtggagatgtccttgaagggctctgcaagtgattggtttcgtagtgccATTCGTGCTGAGATGGCTACTATTTCTTGGGAGGATTTTGTGACTCGGTTCAAGAACTTTTACTTACCTTTTTCATTGACCgaaggtcatagagacagattgctggttttgaaaaggggagaTAGGTCGGTGAACGAGTACACTACTGAATTTGTGAGGCTGTGTCGTTTTGCCCCAGAGCTGCTGACTGAACAGCAAAGGGTGAATGACAGGTACGTGAAGGGTTTAGGCGCTGATTTTATTAGCCTTCTGACTGAGTCGAACAAGGAGTTTTCGGAtgtagtagacagtgctcgtCGAATGGAGACTAGTTTACTGCACTTTGGAAAAATGTCTGAGACCAAAAAGGCGAGCGGTGTTGCGCAGGGTAGTGTGCAGCAAagtggtagcagcagctatcatTCCAAGTCTTCTCAGTTCAAGAGTAAGAAAGGGGGTGAGCGGAGGGGATACCAACCGTATTCCCATGGTGCTAGTTACAGCAGTGGTAACCGTAGTTCTGGGCAGGATAGCAGTGGAGCATCCAGTGTCCCTTTCTGTCAGAACTGTAGGCGCAGGCACTTTGGAGCTTGTGCA tcttttcagcagcagagaactgcttttactccttcggcagggtattcccaacctgccgcttcgtttggtggccagcggggccgtggttcaggaggacgtggttttggtggccgtggaaacggtggtagaggctcgggtagttacagttcttctcaggcaccgcagcaagggcagggtcaggctagagtgtttgctctgactcctcaggatgctcgtgcatcaaacgcagtggtgcaaggtactattcccatttcatttgtagatgcattggttttatttgatgcgggtgcaacccattcttttgtttcgtcgagttttgctgctaagttgggtgtgacaccatctaggttgttagagcccttatctgtatctacgcctttgtctgactgtgttgtggtggatGTGGTGTATCCTTCTTGTTCTGTGATTATTCATGGTAGGGACCTtagggctgatttgattgttctcgatgtgttatcttttgatgtcatcttggggatggattggctttcacgccattttgcttctatcgactgtcgagggaagtcggtattgTTCGGGATTCCTGGTGAGACGCCTTTTTCCTTCCAAGGGGAGAAGACGgaaacacctaagaatctaatttcagcgatcaaggccaagcgtatgatgggcaagggttgccaggctttcttagcggtggttcgtgatttagaaGGAGGCtgtggtgatgtgcatagtgttccgatagtgaatgagttcactgatgtgtttccagaggagttacctggattaccacctgatcgagacattgagttctgtatcgatgttgctcctggaacagctcctatttcgatacctccgtatcgaatggctcctgctgagctgaaagagttgaaagaGCAGTTACAGGAATTACTGGattgtggttttatcagaccaagTACTTCCCCGTGGGGTGCTCcggtgttgtttgtcaagaagaaggatgggtctTTTCGGTTGTGTATTgattacagacagctgaacaaagttactatcaagaatagataccctcttcctcgcattgatgatttgttcgatcaattGCAAGGGGCGaaatgtttttccaagattgacttgagatccggatatcatcaacttcggattcgagacgtcgatgtgcctaagactgctttcagaacgcgttatgggcatttcgaattcctggtcatgtcttttgggttgactaacgcaccagcagcgtttatggatatgatgaaccgggtattcaagccgtttctggatcagttcgttattgtgtttattgatgacatattgatttactctcggagtgaggaggagcatgcttttcACTTGAGAAccatactgcagactttgcgtgagcatcaactgtatgctaagttctcgaagtgtgaattctggctggatcatgttactttcttaggacacgtggtgtctaAGGATGgaatcaaggttgatccgaagaaaaTTGAGGCagtcatggattggcagaggccgagatcagttaccgagatcagaagttttcttgggttagctggctactatcgtcggttcgtgcaagatttctccagaatatctgcaccgatgactaaactgacacagaaaggtgttaagtttgagtggactgataAGTGTGAGGCGAGTTtcgagaagctcaaagagattttaactacagctcctgtgttggctttgccatctggcatcgaGGGATTCAccgtgtattgtgatgcttctcgtatcggtttgggttgtgttctgatgcaacatggtaaggtaattgcctatgcttctcgccagctgaagaagcatgaggtgaattatcctacccATGATCtggagttggcagctgtggtttttgctctcaaaatttggaggcattatttgtacggtgcgacttgcgagatctttactgatcataagagtctgaagtacatctttgatcagcgggaATTGAATCTAaggcagcggagatggttggagttactgaaagactacgattgttctattcagtaccatccgggtaaggctaatgtggtagccgatgcgttgagtcgcaaatcttcgggcagtttggcccatatttctgaggttgggcggagacccatggttcgtgagtggcatagtctgTTAACTTCGGGATAccgatttcaggtttcgcagaaaggttgtttgttggcacagttgcaagtgcaaccagttttgattgataggatcaaagcttcacaagctgaggatccacaattgaaacggattatggatgagatccatctgaatggaaattccgagtttgttctggcggatggaattctcaggtacggttctcgactgtgtgttccagattcggatggtttgagagaccagattctggaggaagcgcacaagtcagcttacagtgttcatccgggttctaccaagatgtatcatgatctcaaaggtacgtactggtggagcggtatgaaaaaggatgttgcagagtttgtgtctaagtgtttgacttgccagcaagtaaagttagaacatcagagaccgtttggatatctgcaaccgctacctattccagagtggaaatgggagcggatcgctatggattttgtggttggtttaccacgtacccggcaggggtatgattcgatttgggtgatagttgaccgtttgaccaagtcagctcacttcttaccgatcaaggtttcatATCAGGCTTTGAAGTTGGCAcaattgtacatcgatcggattgttagtctccatggtgtaccagtgtcgatagtttcggacagaggttcagttttcacctctcgattttggaaggcgatgcaggaatctttgggcacgaggttggatttcagtactgcatttcatcctcagaccgacggtcagtctgagaggacgattcagactttggaggatatgctcagaatgtgtgttctggattttcagggtagctgggatactcatttgcctttgattgagttttcctataataacagttaccacgctagtatcgagatggcaccatATGAGGCATTgtatgggcgcaagtgtcgatctcctatttgttgggaagaggtcggcgagcgtaaactttctggagctgagatcatccagattacctctgagaaggtacctttgatcaagcgtaggcttgagactgctttCAGTCGGCACAAAAGttatgctgatcttaagcggaaggattTCGAGTTTCAAGTTGgcgattttgtgtttcttcgagtttcgcctatgaagggcgttgtgcgttttggtgttaagggaaagttggcaccgaggttcgttggtccttatgagatcaTAGAGAGAGTTGGagcagttgcttatcgtttggctttgccgccagatatgtcgttggtgCATCCGGTATTCCATATCTCAATGTTGCGGAAGTGCGTTTCGGATCCTTCGCAAGTGATAGTACCACAGAGTgtcgagattgaccaagagctgtcttatgaggaacagcctgtcgaaattgttgatacgcaagtgcgtaagttgcggaacaaggagattccgatggtcaaggttctgtggcgAAATCACTCGGTCGAagaatgcacttgggagacggagtccgatatgcgtaatcgttatcctttcctttttctttga